A window of Eubacterium sp. 1001713B170207_170306_E7 contains these coding sequences:
- a CDS encoding Ig-like domain-containing protein, whose product MKKKNIAIVLLAVLTVFLLFFGCGRKNSTQAEAKVFDTAGTYSDSATYGDVQIKADGVVLENATITGTLTIDKAVGEGTVMIRNSRISKDTDIEGGGANSVHFEKTVLKKINVNKKDVRIILDRESEAAELNVAQPAKLELSGQVSTLSIAKNGEGSTIAIAREAKVENVKLDGKAEMTVDSPLKTLVIGENAKDAKLDINAKVDKLDVNAKSEIHLNGGAEVGKLIVTDKAKDSTVNIAKDAKVGTLATETPLNLNGEGIVENVITNREENIQGNITPANVKVSANPIAKSPNGNDVNSTTDTAKNTDTTGTPADNTNTSNSSSSDNGSRNNNNTSGSTGTDNGNNGGGQVNPPAPQPEPAPQPTPTPTPRPTPEPTPTPQPTPEPTPTPQPTPEPTPTPAVIHVTGVTLDQSQLNMTVGDSAVLTAKIAPDNATDKTIAWYAEDSKIASVDGNGKVTAQAEGQTKITVVTKDGDHKATCTVNIHQKEPESIPVDSIAIQKTADSIEIGSRLPLTVTVKPDNVTNKNIKWRSSSENIATVDKDGVVTAKSPGDTVIMAIPENPADASVMATITLRVTAPLKDVTMSGSGKTVTVGEILSLTAVNPEGAASDVLFSWKADGQEVGNSITYTVRESDIGKKLTLTASAKDGGHYTGSVTSEATMAVTANKTALTAAITAEIGDNHQNPVYKLKESDYRASTWSNYQAAVNTAVRVEADALASTDQVSAALGEMAAAKAQLIFAGADKLAEMKKTADGKQESDHTASSWQSFQEAYEAAKTLPETTQEEIVAKTEAISNAMVKLVLKTSVTAVNLTIESNQAVVGHQVTATTVPENATVTYLWLRGDGTTFEPIPGETSAVYTLSAADIGKVLQLTVTGTGDYKDSPSTRLSGILDNKVTGVSLDKNTLELKAGDTQALTATVTPDYAADKTITWSSSNEAVATVNADGTIEAIGKGTADITVTTTDGQKTATCVLTVKEDIAQIELDKTTPKVYETISVKNATDNDTQYQWFASDTKDGTYTKIDGADKASYTVTANDIGKFIQAEVSSTDPNIVGISKAVTTSAVAVGAWDGSKVDTTWFNAEETNFEIKTPAQLAGLAALVNGDAKDQNNNALAPNNMAGKTFTLINDIDLSGKSWTAIGKTAMGEDISKKDYYSQTAGKVTICYFNGTFDGGNKVISNLSQPVQKMCSVGLFGNVSNAAIKNVQLQNIDINGYYGVGGIVGFGYDAVSIENCHVLSGQINAMDTGAAGIIGALEQKDLENGTVKVRNCSNAADILWAADQFNTLPDDDDTQSYFNQTRGWHFGGIFGTIETYEKLAIEISGCTNTGSISGTELAGIGSWIKGAAGSKVENCTTTGILTQKSPDSINSNSSGAAGLIHIDNNPEKVQYSGNKVDGTIVKTAGYLSSVLSSAKLGDFIQTPAIELTGSMNLTGNATIPEGVELTIPEGQTLTIPENITLTNEGSIINNGKIINTGSIDQKGAYSGSGTIEGNKLYQLTVSGTQITSEKIYDGTTHCAVTKGTVSGINTQDQDKLTVTAEAVYDNANAGNNKTVTVSYKVEGDAAALYAVPAPETVNNGKITQKELTITGLTAQDKTYDGKTEVTLTGTAQLNGLVDVDKKNITLQADSPAATVENADAGDNKAVITGYSLAGDGNANYTLKQPENITVTINKAPLTVKADDYEFVYHSEFVAYAYHGTIEGFVNNETAISAKDYKPPTFTCEGQSDVPNDPTNPGKITVTAEVGAYPIVPSGGSAANYVFKAYTNGTLTVTPAESPVTDIQIKADNVVYITSPVQPTAIVWNQEAENTSITKVDGIENTYQIPVSSVIQGTTGNTATVKIAPNYHDKVFTNIIYTWEPDTSWYTGHESQTDFTVNNEAELAGLAQLVNDGTTDFSGKTVTLNKPIDLTDKRWVAIGRNSDKPFKGTFNGNSQSIKNITSDTDLDSISGLFGYNAGTIQNVVIDSGTIGHFQIYGGAIAGYNTNTGTIENCTVGAGVTVTQQEAKLVDSDLKLGAGGICGNNDGSITKCSSEATVTGGCAGGITGFSSGGKISQSVNRGTISGIASGGIIGYTQGGSLSDSYNTGEIKYGEPTLSDELTNIGIDILKQVLGGLGGIAGNTKSINISCCHNHGTVNATDEVVNGGIIGVADHTTLNGVYCLDSNPQNAVGIGEDSINSTTSLYSVLSADAFKIQNNFEYLQNNSESSWDFSIIWNLNSDYPVLSWESPTN is encoded by the coding sequence ATGAAAAAGAAAAACATCGCAATCGTCCTTCTGGCTGTGCTTACAGTCTTTTTGCTGTTCTTTGGCTGCGGCCGGAAAAACAGCACTCAGGCAGAAGCCAAGGTCTTTGACACCGCCGGGACCTACAGCGATTCAGCCACCTACGGCGATGTGCAGATCAAAGCGGATGGCGTTGTTTTAGAGAACGCGACCATCACCGGCACACTGACCATTGACAAAGCCGTCGGTGAGGGCACAGTTATGATCCGCAACAGCCGCATTTCCAAAGACACCGACATTGAAGGCGGCGGCGCAAATTCCGTCCATTTTGAAAAAACCGTTTTGAAGAAGATCAATGTCAACAAAAAAGACGTCCGAATTATCCTGGACAGGGAATCTGAAGCAGCAGAACTGAATGTTGCCCAGCCCGCAAAGCTGGAGCTCAGCGGACAGGTGAGCACACTGTCCATCGCCAAAAATGGAGAGGGCAGTACAATTGCCATCGCCAGGGAAGCCAAAGTCGAAAATGTCAAGCTGGACGGCAAAGCCGAAATGACTGTTGACAGCCCGCTTAAGACACTGGTCATCGGGGAAAATGCCAAAGACGCCAAACTCGACATCAACGCTAAGGTGGACAAGCTTGACGTAAACGCCAAATCAGAAATTCACCTTAACGGCGGCGCCGAAGTTGGAAAGCTGATCGTAACCGATAAAGCCAAAGACAGCACGGTAAACATCGCGAAGGACGCCAAAGTCGGCACATTGGCCACAGAAACCCCACTGAACCTTAACGGTGAGGGCATTGTCGAGAATGTCATTACCAACCGGGAAGAAAATATTCAGGGCAATATCACGCCCGCGAACGTTAAAGTTTCGGCCAATCCCATCGCCAAAAGCCCGAACGGAAACGACGTGAACAGTACAACGGATACCGCCAAAAACACAGACACCACTGGTACCCCGGCTGATAACACCAATACCAGCAACAGCAGCAGCAGCGACAACGGCAGCCGCAATAACAATAACACGTCCGGCAGCACCGGCACCGACAATGGCAATAATGGCGGCGGCCAGGTAAATCCACCAGCCCCGCAGCCCGAACCGGCACCACAGCCGACCCCAACGCCAACACCACGGCCGACGCCCGAACCGACACCCACGCCACAGCCGACACCCGAACCGACACCCACGCCACAGCCGACGCCCGAACCGACACCCACGCCCGCGGTGATTCACGTTACCGGTGTCACACTGGATCAAAGCCAGCTGAACATGACCGTTGGCGACAGTGCTGTACTCACCGCGAAGATCGCTCCGGATAACGCGACAGATAAGACCATCGCATGGTATGCTGAGGACAGCAAAATTGCGAGTGTTGACGGGAATGGAAAGGTCACAGCCCAGGCAGAAGGACAGACCAAGATTACCGTTGTGACAAAGGACGGGGACCACAAGGCTACCTGCACTGTTAACATCCATCAAAAAGAACCGGAAAGCATTCCGGTTGACAGCATTGCTATTCAGAAAACAGCCGACAGTATTGAGATCGGCAGCAGGCTGCCCTTAACCGTTACTGTCAAGCCGGACAACGTCACGAATAAAAACATTAAGTGGCGCAGTTCATCCGAAAATATCGCCACTGTCGATAAAGACGGCGTGGTTACCGCGAAGTCACCGGGTGACACAGTCATCATGGCCATCCCGGAAAATCCCGCTGACGCTTCCGTTATGGCAACCATCACACTCCGCGTGACCGCCCCCTTAAAAGATGTTACGATGAGCGGCAGCGGAAAAACCGTCACCGTCGGAGAAATTCTTTCCCTTACCGCGGTTAATCCAGAAGGCGCAGCATCCGATGTCCTGTTCAGCTGGAAAGCCGACGGCCAGGAGGTTGGAAACAGCATCACCTATACGGTTCGTGAGAGCGATATCGGAAAAAAACTTACCCTTACCGCAAGCGCAAAAGACGGAGGACACTATACCGGCAGTGTTACAAGCGAGGCCACCATGGCCGTTACCGCCAATAAAACTGCTTTAACCGCCGCCATCACCGCCGAAATTGGTGATAATCATCAAAATCCTGTCTATAAGTTAAAGGAAAGCGACTATAGGGCAAGCACCTGGAGCAACTATCAAGCAGCTGTCAACACCGCTGTCCGTGTGGAAGCGGACGCCCTGGCCTCAACCGACCAGGTGAGCGCCGCCCTCGGAGAAATGGCCGCCGCAAAGGCACAGTTAATCTTTGCCGGAGCCGATAAGCTAGCTGAAATGAAAAAAACAGCCGACGGCAAGCAGGAAAGCGATCACACCGCATCCAGCTGGCAGTCCTTCCAGGAGGCCTATGAAGCGGCAAAAACACTGCCCGAAACCACACAGGAAGAAATCGTGGCAAAAACAGAGGCTATCAGCAATGCAATGGTTAAGCTGGTCTTAAAAACCTCTGTCACCGCCGTTAACCTGACCATTGAAAGCAATCAGGCCGTTGTCGGGCATCAGGTCACAGCCACTACGGTTCCTGAAAATGCCACAGTAACATACTTATGGCTGAGAGGCGACGGCACCACCTTTGAGCCGATCCCCGGTGAAACCAGCGCGGTGTACACCCTGAGTGCGGCCGACATCGGCAAGGTCCTTCAACTGACCGTTACTGGAACCGGCGATTATAAGGACAGTCCAAGCACAAGGCTCAGCGGTATCTTAGATAATAAAGTAACCGGCGTAAGCCTGGATAAAAACACGCTGGAGCTAAAGGCTGGTGACACCCAGGCTTTAACCGCCACCGTTACACCAGATTACGCAGCAGACAAAACCATTACCTGGAGCAGCAGCAACGAAGCCGTGGCCACCGTAAATGCCGACGGTACGATAGAAGCAATTGGCAAAGGAACCGCAGACATTACCGTCACCACGACAGACGGCCAAAAAACCGCTACCTGTGTTCTGACTGTCAAGGAAGACATTGCCCAGATTGAATTGGATAAAACAACACCAAAGGTTTACGAAACCATCAGCGTGAAAAACGCCACAGACAACGATACTCAATATCAGTGGTTTGCCAGTGATACAAAAGACGGCACCTATACAAAAATTGACGGGGCTGACAAAGCGAGCTATACGGTAACCGCCAATGATATCGGCAAGTTCATTCAGGCAGAGGTAAGCAGTACCGATCCCAACATTGTCGGGATTTCAAAGGCTGTCACCACCTCCGCCGTAGCTGTGGGCGCCTGGGATGGCAGCAAAGTGGATACCACATGGTTTAACGCTGAAGAAACAAACTTTGAAATCAAAACCCCAGCCCAGCTGGCCGGTCTGGCAGCGCTGGTTAACGGCGATGCAAAAGACCAGAACAACAACGCTCTGGCACCCAACAATATGGCTGGCAAGACTTTTACACTGATAAATGATATTGATTTATCGGGCAAAAGCTGGACCGCCATTGGCAAAACAGCTATGGGCGAAGACATTTCAAAAAAAGATTACTATAGTCAAACCGCGGGCAAGGTAACCATCTGTTACTTCAACGGAACTTTTGACGGAGGCAATAAAGTAATATCAAATTTATCTCAGCCGGTTCAAAAAATGTGTTCTGTCGGCCTTTTTGGCAACGTGAGCAACGCAGCCATTAAAAACGTTCAGCTTCAAAACATCGATATCAACGGATACTACGGTGTTGGCGGAATTGTCGGCTTTGGCTACGACGCAGTATCAATCGAAAACTGTCATGTCCTTTCCGGTCAGATCAACGCAATGGACACAGGGGCCGCCGGCATCATCGGCGCTCTGGAACAAAAAGATCTTGAAAACGGCACTGTCAAAGTGCGTAATTGTAGTAACGCCGCCGATATTCTCTGGGCAGCTGATCAATTTAACACTCTCCCAGACGATGATGATACGCAATCCTATTTTAATCAGACAAGAGGATGGCATTTCGGGGGAATTTTTGGAACGATTGAGACCTATGAAAAATTAGCAATCGAAATTTCAGGCTGCACCAATACCGGTAGTATAAGCGGTACCGAACTGGCCGGAATCGGCTCATGGATAAAAGGCGCCGCTGGGTCAAAAGTTGAAAACTGTACGACAACAGGAATCCTTACCCAAAAGTCACCCGATTCAATAAATTCGAACAGCTCAGGAGCGGCAGGACTTATCCATATTGACAATAATCCCGAAAAAGTACAATACTCAGGTAATAAGGTCGACGGTACCATCGTTAAGACAGCCGGCTACCTATCGTCTGTTCTTTCAAGCGCCAAACTTGGTGATTTTATACAGACACCGGCTATTGAACTGACAGGCTCAATGAATCTGACAGGTAACGCGACCATACCGGAAGGCGTTGAACTGACCATCCCAGAAGGGCAGACACTGACCATTCCCGAAAATATAACATTAACCAACGAGGGCTCCATCATCAACAATGGAAAGATCATCAACACTGGAAGCATCGATCAAAAAGGGGCTTACAGCGGCAGTGGTACCATTGAAGGAAATAAGCTCTATCAATTAACCGTCAGCGGCACACAAATCACTAGCGAAAAAATCTATGACGGCACAACTCACTGCGCCGTAACCAAAGGGACTGTCAGCGGTATAAACACCCAAGATCAGGATAAACTGACCGTAACCGCCGAAGCTGTTTATGACAACGCAAACGCAGGCAATAACAAAACTGTTACGGTGTCTTATAAAGTCGAAGGTGATGCTGCGGCGCTTTACGCGGTTCCTGCGCCAGAAACCGTAAATAACGGAAAAATCACACAAAAAGAGCTTACAATTACAGGCCTTACCGCGCAGGACAAAACCTATGATGGAAAAACTGAAGTGACCTTAACCGGTACAGCGCAGTTGAATGGTTTGGTGGATGTAGATAAGAAAAACATCACGTTACAGGCAGACTCTCCTGCGGCAACGGTTGAGAATGCAGATGCGGGAGATAATAAAGCAGTTATTACAGGCTACTCTTTAGCCGGTGATGGCAATGCTAACTACACGCTTAAACAACCGGAAAACATAACCGTTACCATTAACAAAGCACCATTGACCGTAAAGGCAGACGACTATGAATTTGTTTACCATTCAGAATTTGTCGCCTACGCATATCATGGAACGATAGAGGGCTTTGTGAACAATGAAACTGCAATTTCAGCGAAAGATTATAAACCTCCAACATTTACTTGCGAAGGGCAAAGCGATGTGCCGAATGATCCTACTAATCCGGGTAAAATAACCGTAACCGCAGAAGTCGGAGCATATCCAATTGTGCCTTCAGGGGGAAGCGCGGCAAATTATGTGTTCAAGGCCTACACCAACGGAACGCTGACTGTAACGCCAGCGGAAAGCCCGGTGACTGACATCCAAATTAAAGCGGATAATGTCGTATACATCACCAGCCCCGTACAACCAACAGCAATTGTGTGGAATCAAGAGGCCGAAAACACATCCATAACCAAAGTGGACGGTATTGAAAACACCTATCAGATACCCGTCTCTTCTGTAATTCAAGGAACGACGGGTAACACCGCAACGGTGAAGATTGCCCCCAACTATCACGACAAGGTCTTTACTAATATTATCTATACCTGGGAGCCGGATACAAGCTGGTACACAGGTCATGAAAGCCAAACAGATTTTACAGTCAATAATGAGGCTGAACTTGCAGGTCTCGCCCAATTAGTGAACGATGGAACCACTGACTTCAGCGGTAAAACCGTTACCTTAAATAAACCAATAGACTTAACCGATAAGCGCTGGGTTGCCATTGGGAGAAACAGCGACAAACCATTCAAAGGAACCTTTAATGGTAACAGCCAATCCATTAAGAATATTACGAGCGATACAGACTTAGACAGTATCTCCGGCCTGTTTGGTTACAATGCAGGCACCATACAAAATGTTGTAATTGACTCTGGAACGATCGGCCATTTCCAAATTTATGGCGGCGCGATCGCGGGGTATAATACTAATACTGGCACAATCGAAAACTGCACGGTAGGCGCCGGAGTAACCGTCACTCAGCAAGAGGCAAAATTGGTTGACTCTGACCTCAAGCTTGGCGCAGGCGGTATCTGTGGAAACAATGACGGCAGCATTACAAAATGTTCCAGTGAAGCAACCGTCACGGGCGGGTGCGCAGGTGGTATTACAGGTTTTAGCTCTGGTGGGAAAATCTCCCAGTCTGTTAATCGGGGGACGATCAGCGGCATCGCCAGCGGCGGAATCATTGGGTACACACAAGGCGGCTCTTTGTCAGACAGCTATAACACAGGTGAAATCAAATATGGGGAGCCGACCCTATCAGACGAGTTAACCAACATAGGAATAGATATACTAAAACAAGTCTTAGGCGGTTTGGGCGGTATTGCTGGAAATACAAAGTCGATCAACATTTCATGCTGCCACAATCATGGAACCGTAAATGCTACAGATGAAGTGGTAAACGGCGGCATCATTGGTGTTGCTGATCATACTACGCTTAATGGTGTCTATTGTCTTGATAGTAATCCACAAAATGCAGTTGGAATCGGTGAAGATTCCATCAATAGTACTACTTCTCTTTATAGTGTATTAAGTGCTGATGCGTTTAAAATCCAAAATAATTTTGAATATTTGCAAAATAACAGTGAGAGCTCCTGGGATTTTTCGATTATATGGAACCTCAATAGCGATTATCCGGTTTTAAGCTGGGAATCCCCGACAAATTAG